One window of Globicephala melas chromosome 5, mGloMel1.2, whole genome shotgun sequence genomic DNA carries:
- the LOC132597303 gene encoding syncytin-1-like, whose product METPVVPRGYTHMQDCGGITAYLVQEYRVTGASQSWQCYHKPKPLPPRATCPCSTFQESMHSMCYSSYQQCIGANNKTYFTAILQNNKSPTISDDNKYLQAGCTGTPGTPVCWNTRAPTHMSDSGGPQDAVRQIETRRQIEEAYRHLYPQLSYHPLILPKVDPSELDSQTMSILEATFALLNTTNPNLAQDCWLCLPQGPPRPIAIPTFANLNISERCNPTSLPEPFPIQFSKFSTTFNTSCFVKNDSLSNASIDLGILSSTGCSQYIPVNSSLCSPNTTVFVCGSNLAYTYLPPNWTGVCTLATLLPNVDLISGDTPLPIPSFDLWAGRTKRAITVLPLLVGLGITGAVATGSTGLGVSLHSYSQLSRQLIEDVETLSGTIQDLQDQLDSLAEVVLQNRRGLDLLTAEQGGLCLALKEKCCFYANKSGIVRNKIHQLQEDLARRQQELADNLLWSGFHGMLPFLLPILGPLLCLLLLLTIGPCILSKVMNFVRERINTVQLMILRTQYQPCEASEIEETEP is encoded by the coding sequence ATGGAGACTCCTGTTGTTCCCCGAGGGTATACTCATATGCAGGACTGCGGGGGCATAACTGCGTATCTTGTTCAGGAATATAGGGTTACCGGGGCCTCTCAAAGCTGGCAATGCTACCATAAGCCTAAGCCACTCCCCCCTCGAGCTACTTGCCCCTGTTCCACCTTCCAGGAATCGATGCATAGCATGTGCTATTCCTCTTACCAGCAATGTATAGGGGCCAATAACAAGACTTATTTCACAGCCATACTACAGAATAATAAAAGCCCCACCATTAGTGATGATAATAAATACCTTCAGGCTGGATGCACTGGCACCCCCGGGACCCCGGTATGCTGGAATACCAGGGCCCCCACACATATGTCAGACAGTGGGGGGCCCCAGGACGCAGTGCGCCAGATAGAAACCCGAAGACAAATAGAAGAGGCCTATCGGCATCTGTACCCACAGCTCAGCTACCACCCCCTAATTCTCCCTAAGGTCGATCCCTCTGAATTAGACTCCCAGACCATGTCCATACTAGAAGCTACTTTTGCGCTTTTGAATACCACCAACCCCAACTTAGCACAGGATTGCTGGCTCTGCCTTCCTCAGGGACCGCCCCGCCCTATAGCCATCCCCACCTTCGCCAATTTAAATATCAGCGAACGATGTAACCCTACTTCACTCCCCGAGCCGTTCCccatacaattttcaaaattttcaaccACCTTTAATACCTCATGCTTTGTCAAGAACGATTCCCTCTCTAACGCCAGCATTGACTTGGGAATCCTTTCATCCACTGGATGTAGTCAATATATCCCCGTGAACTCCTCCCTCTGTAGTCCTAATACCACTGTCTTTGTCTGTGGAAGTAACCTAGCATACACCTATTTACCCCCGAATTGGACAGGGGTCTGCACCCTGGCCACCCTTCTCCCCAATGTAGACCTGATCTCGGGAGACACCCCGTTGCCCATTCCCAGCTTTGACCTCTGGGCAGGGAGAACCAAACGAGCCATTACAGTCCTACCCCTCCTGGTAGGATTAGGAATTACAGGAGCTGTGGCCACAGGGAGTACAGGTCTTGGGGTCTCCCTTCACTCCTATAGTCAGCTGTCTAGGCAATTAATAGAAGATGTAGAAACTCTCTCTGGGACCATTCAGGACTTACAGGACCAATTAGATTCGCTGGCCGAGGTGGTCCTACAGAATAGGAGGGGCTTAGACTTGCTGACAGCTGAACAGGGTGGGCTATGCCTCgccctaaaagaaaaatgttgtttctATGCAAATAAATCAGGCATTGTAAGAAACAAGATCCACCAGCTCCAGGAAGACCTAGCTCGCCGCCAGCAAGAATTAGCGGATAATCTCCTTTGGTCAGGATTTCATGGGatgctccccttcctcctccccatcctgGGCCCTCTACtatgcctccttctcctcctcactaTAGGCCCCTGTATACTCAGTAAAGTCATGAATTTTGTTCGCGAAAGAATAAATACAGTCCAGCTAATGATATTAAGAACACAATATCAGCCCTGCGAGGCCTCAGAAATTGAAGAAACGGAGCCTTGA